ATTTTCAGCCGTCCACAGTTCTACCACCGTCCGAATCGTTTCGTCGCCTGTCGATGCTGTCTGTCCTAGCAGCAGCCCACAGCATTCTTGCGGGTAGGTTTGTTCGGCATGGGCGCGGATCGCCTGCCAGTGGGCTTTGGCTAAATGCAGCATCGGTTGCAATGGGTTTAGGGATTGCTCAAACCAGCGTGTGAATACTTGCTTGTTTAGAGCTGATTTATAAAGTAGCTAAGCTGCCAAGCGCTTGAGCATCAATTGAATCATGGCACCGTAGATCATGGCTTCACTCATTTCGCAATACAATTCGTAGTCTTTGCTCAAGCGTCGATAGCGATTCAACCAGCCAAAAGTTCGCTCCACAATCCAGCGCTTAGGCAGAATTTCAAACGACTTGGAGGTTCGTTTGATGACTTCTACGCGGACAGGTTCCCCACAGACCTGTTGGACTGCATGGGCAAACTTCTTGCTGCTATACCCCTGGTCTACCCACACCACCTCAAGCCGGGAGAGTTTATCGCTGGCTTCATCGAGCGTGACCACGGCTCCAAGCCGTTCTGAGGCATTCGCTTCGGTGACTAATACCCCAATTAAAAGCCCTTGGGAGTCTACAACGAGGTGGCGCTTACGCCCCTTAACCTTTTTGCCACCGTCGAAACCGTAGATGCCCCCCTTTTTTCGGTGGTCTTGACCGATTGGGAATCAGCAATTGCCACACTGGAGTCTATGGTTCTGCCCATTTTCTGCCGCAGGTCTGCTCGGCGTTGGTCGTGCATCTGCTGCCAAATCCCCTTGCGATGCCATTTGCAAAAGTAGAAGTACACCGTTGTATACGGGGGAAGGTCATGCGGTAGCATTTCCCACTGGCATCCAGTACGCTGCACGTAGAAGATTGCGTTGAGGATTTCTCGAAAGTCCACTTCACGGGGACGACCAAAGCCTTTACCGGCAGGTATCAGCGGTTGCAAAACGCTCCATTCTGCATCTCTCATATCACTGGGATAGGCTTTGCGCTTGGGATTGGCGATTTCCGGTAGGCGACTCATAGGCGGGCTTCAGAAGCATCTCTTTCAGACTAAAGTTCACCCTCAGGTTCGCCTGCCTCTATTTACTTTAGTTTGGACTAACTGGCATCACAATAATGCTCAACAGGATGCCATAAAGAATCTGCTCAACCGTTCATAACAGTTGAACTTAAGGAATTGGATACAATCCTGCTCGCAGTTAAGCTGCTGTTGCAACCGGACTGTTCAGGGATTGTTCGGATGTCTTGCGTTTCGAGGCTCGTTTTTTGACCATCGGATAGCAGGGACGAGGAGTTGGCTTGTGCCCCTTGCCTCGTCCTGGCGATTTACCACGAGGTTTAGGCGCAGGAGCAGGGGTGCCAATCGCTGCCAAAATGCCTGCAAACGCTTGTGCGACCCGACCCGGAGTCAACGTTTCTTGCGGTGCCTGCCAGGGCAAGGGGTGGTCAGTACAGTCCTTTCGCGCTAACCACAACTGCCAACTGAGCAACGGCATCAGGCTGCTCCACTGTTCGGTTGCCGATACAGAACTGAACTGGGGATGTGTCCAATATAGCCTCTGCTTGGCAAAGCGATACCAGTGTTCAATGGCAAAGCGACGGAGGTAGTGCAACCACAGGGTTTCTAACGGAGGCATCTGCTCACCCAGCCAAACTAACCACAAAGGAGCCAAGCGTCGCGTGCTGCTCTGTGTCTCCAGCACCTCCACGCGCAACACTTCCATTGCCCGTTTGGGGGATTTGCGGAAATGGTATGCACTCCAACGACTGACCCGCACTCGTCCCCAGTTGGGATCATCGACTTCAACGGTTTCGACCGGGACACTCCAAGTGTCAGGGTCATTGAGTTTCATCTTATGTCCATGCTTGGCAGGTGCGCCTCGCCCTCGATACGCTGGGGGCGCGCCATAGACACATCGATTGGATGTAACCCGCAGCAGCAAGTCTGCCTCAATCCCTGCCGTTTGGTTGACAAAACTGGCATTGCCGTACCCTCGGTCGTAGATCGCCAACGGACGCACCGCTAACTGCCGAGTCACTTGTTTGAGTTGGAATGCCGCTTTACTGGCGGGTGTTTCAAAGCTGGTGATGCGCTCATGCCGCAATGGTAATGCCCAACTGCCCCTGTCTTCAGCAATCCAGGCTAAGGTACTGTAGTTTTGTCCGGCTATCGGGGCATGTCCTGTTCTGCCTGATAAGGTGCGGTCTTTCAAACGCCTGGCAGCAGGACGGTTCCACCGACTCGCATCACCTGCCAACAACGGTTGCTGCTGAGTCGGTATCTGCTGCACCAACAGCTTCAGCACCTTTGATCGGGGTAGGCGGCTATCGCGCAACGCTTCATAGGTGCTCGACCACTGGCGACGAAAGACAGGACTCTGCGATAGCCTCACAAACGACACGATGCACGCACTCACTAACACGGCATCCATCAGATCAAACAGGGCATCTCTGGCGTTTCCCAAGCTGGCATACAACGTTTGGCGAAATTGCTGAAGTTCGTTGAAAATCATGGGGTCAATGTTGGTTGTACTTCATTGACCTTACGGCAGTCGGTGCTTCTCATTGACTGCCTTCCTCTTCACCATTAGTCCAAACTAAAGAGCGCGAGAAATCGTCCAAAATTCAGAAAACCCATCGCAAGTGCGTAGATCCTGGCCCAATGACCTGTAAAAGACTTGAGGGAACCCACAAGCCTCCTCAAGTCTTGTGGCATTTATGGGTCTTCGATACATCTTCAATACTGGGTCATACAGGGTCAGGTGACCCGCTCTTGGCAATCCAAAATCGCCAATCCAAAATCCAAAACCAAATTGCCGCTACGCAATCAGGGCTTCTAGAAGGCTCGTGCCGACGTAGATATAAAAGCCAACAAGCACGGCCGCAGCAGGAACCAGCGCCAGGAAAAAGTGGAAGTAGTCGATCTTGGTGAGGCCAATGGCGTAGCTCACGACATCCTGACCCAGCAGCATAATCAGTGCCATATAAAGGACGCTGTGATGCCCCTTTAGGCGAGCCACAAACGCATCCAGTTCCTCAATCTCATCTTTGCCCACCAGTCGCACTGCAACCCGGCGACCGTAGCGACGGGAAATCCAATAATTTATGCTGCACCCGATCAGCGACGCGATGAAGCTCAGCACAAAGGCAGTTTCTTTGCCAAACAGCGCCCCACCCGCAATAAAGATGGAACTGCCGCTAAGCGGGGCAGCAATCAAGCTCGCCGCACAGACAACCGTGAACAGGAGTGGGGCCCAAGGGCCGGCGCGTTCAACCCAGAGGTGGGCATTCTCTAGCCCGATGAGCTTGAAGGCAAACGCCATGACGGCATAGGCGATCGCCAGCGAAAGCAGAGCCACCAGCAGCTTTTTCAGCCTGGGCGAAAGTTTCATGGATCGAACGGCTCCAGAGGCTTAGCATCTTGAACCTCTTCACCGTACTTAACAATTCCCGCCAGCGTCAACAGGCTTGAAGGAGAACCAGCACAGCAATAGCGCTGAGACCGCCCCACTAATCCCTAGCTCCTTCCAGGCGCGATCGCCGATGCGCTGCAATTTTTTCATTCACCGCTTCGATTTCGGCTTCAATCTCGGCCTCCAGTTCCGCCGCCAGCGAGGTCGCAGCCTTTTCCACTGCCGCAGGCTGAAACTTCGCTGCCAGCACCTCACGCTGGTTGATCAGGTAAATACTCACCAGCGTCAGCCCTACCCCGACCCACTGTACCGGATTCAGCACTTCAGACAGGAACAGGTTGCCAAATAGCAGCGCAAAAACAGGCGTGAGGAACGTCAGGGAACTGAGGCTAGTCAGGTTGCCGCTGGCTGCGAAATAGAAGAACAGTCCATAGGCGATCGCACTGCCAAAAATCGTGGAATAGCTCATCGCCATCCAGTCTGTCCAGCCAAGCTGCTGCCACTGATTCGTTTCCCCCAGCGCCGACAGCACAAACAGCGGAATGCCACCCAGCACCATATGCCAGCCCGTCGCCGCCACCGGGTCGGCATGGCGCGACACATAGCCCATCATCACCGTGCCTACCGCCATCGACAGCGCCGCCATCAGCATCAGCCATTGCCCGTTTTGAAACAGGTCGTGCAGCAGGCTTGCGCCCAGAGCTGGGGAAAAACTGCCGTGCAGCGCCGCCTGGATTACGCCCTCTGGCAACCCTAGCAGGCTAATCCCCACCACGCCAAACAGCAGCCCCAGCCAGCCAAAGCCCCCCACTCGCTCGCCAAAAAGGAACCGCGCCATCAGCGCCACCGCCAAGGGCTGCGAGTCGATCATCACCGACCCCAGACCCGCGCCCGTCCGCACCAGTCCCTCAGCCAAAAAACCCTGAAACAGCGCCGCATCCACCAGACCAAACAGCGCAATCCAGCCCCAGGCCTTCCACCCCTTCGGCTGCGATCGCCCCATTACTGCCGCCGCCAGCAAAATCAGCAGCCCCGCCGGTAGCACCCGAACCCCCGCCATGAATAGCGGCGTGGTTTGCGGAATCACGCCCTTCATCGCCACCATCGCCGTTCCCCACAGGAAAAACGGCGCAATCAGCAGCAGCGGCGACACAGACGCTCTCGACGGAGTAGAAGCTTGAGTCATGGGGGGCGATTTGCAGGGAGTGCGTTCAGTGGTTACATCAATTGAACCAATTGTAACTATTATGTACTTCTGTAACAAAACTGAACTGTATCGCGAGAGGCGGTTTTCAGGGGAACATTTCCTCACGCCATCCACCTCTTCACTCTCTTATTCTCAAGACTTACGCACTTGCGATAAGCTCTTTGGGTTTTGGACAATTTCTCGCGGGCTGTGCCCGCGAGAAATTGTCCAACTGCATAAGTCCTAATTCCTTCAGCCCTTTAACCTGCCTTCTCCCTACCGGACTAGAGCGCTGGGCAGATCCCTACGCCTCAAGACTCCCGCCCTGTGAGGGATGGAAGCTTTGGGAGAAGCGCCTATTGTGAAAGTGTTCGATTGATTCATGCACTGATTCGCCCGATGAATTGCCTGCTAAGCAGCACCGTGATTCGCGGTCAGATGCAGAGTCAAGACGTTAAACCGCACAACGAGGTACGAAAACTATGAGTATCGAAGATCGCGTGAAGGCAACTGCGAAAAACATCGAGGGTAAAGTGCAAGAAGCCGTCGGTGAAGTGACGGGCGATCCCAAGGACAAGGTGGAAGGTCACGCCAAGCAGGCCGAAGCCAAGGCTCGCCACACCACCGAAGACATCAAGGACGAAGTGAAGAAGGCGATTGACTAGTAGCGTCCTGCTCAGTGCCCTCTGAAAATACCCGGATGCCCAGTCCTTTTAGTGAGGGCTGGGCCTGGTTGACTGACAAAAGTTACCTGAAATCTGCTGAACAGCTTGTGGTGCGGTAGTTTCAGGGATTGGAGGAAGAAGTGGGGAGCCAGCGTTCTAAGCTTAGATACTACTCAAAAGCGTAGATGCTGTGAAAAAAACTCCCCCCTCTACAATGCCTTGAACGCTTGGCTGGGTCAATCGGTGCCCTGGGCTCATCGTAGCCATCTGACGACCTGCCTGTGGATGGTGGTGGCTTTGCTCCAGCGCGGAGAAATCAACCTGACTCGCTGGCTGCCCTATGTGCCGTGTCGAGGGGTGCAGGCACAAAGCAAACAACGACGGCTAAGCCGCTGGCTGCACAACAGTCGCCTGAACGTCCATCGCCTGTACAAGCCCCTGATTCAAGCGGCATTAGCCCATTGGGATGAGGATTGTTTGTACCTGAGCTTGGACACCTCGCTGTTTTGGGATGAGTATTGCTTGATTCGCCTAGCGGTGGTGCATCGAGGCCGGGCGTTGCCTGTGGTCTGGCGGGTGCTCCAGCACCGCAGTGCGTCCGTCGCCTTCAGTGACTACCGGGAGATGCTCCACCAAGCCGCCCATCGCTTGCCGGCGGGGGTAAAAGTGGTCGTCTTAGCCGACCGGGGCTTCATTCACACCGAGGCCATGAGCCGCCATAACCGCTGAACTCGGGTGGCACTACCGCATCCGCATCAAGCGGAATACTTGGATTTGGCGGGCGGGCCATGGATGGTGTCAATTGAAGGACATTCACCTTCAGCGCGGGGAGGCTCTCTGTTGGCACACCGTGAAGCTCCACAAAGGCGAGTGGTACGGGCCGGTGCATATCGCCTTTGGTCATAACAGCCTCAACGGCGAGTTTTGGACCATCGTCAGCGATGAACCCACCCACCTGCGCACCTTCGAGGAATACGGCTTGCGCTTCGACATTGAGGAGGCGTTTCTCGATGACCAATCCAACGGCTGGAATCTCCAGAAATCTGAAATTCGCTCCCTCTGCGCCCTATCCCGGCTTTGGTTCCTTTTGGCCGTCGCGACGCTCTACGTCACCGCTCAAGGTCTCGAGGTCGTCGCAACAGGCAAACGGCGATGGGTTGACCCCCATTGGTTTCGTGGCAATAGCTACTTCCGCATTAGATGGGATTGGCTGAAAGCCGCCCTAGAGAACGGGTGGCCACTCATCCGTCATGTCTGTTTCACTCATAACCGCGATCCTGAACCCGCGATGGCATCTCGCAAACAGCATGAGCAACGCACCTATCGAATCGAATTCAAAGTACACACGTACTGCTGTGTCGCCGATTAGTTTTGTCAGTCAACCAGGTTTTTAACTTCTTTGCTCTGAAATAAGTAAGTAGATAGACCACATTTAGAGCTAATTTATGAAGCAAATCTTAAGAAGCCTGAAACTCTTGGCATGTGTGGCTTTGAGGTCATGTTTGCCCAGGAAAAGCGGTTTCTCGGAAATCCTTGATTAACAAGGCTTTCAGGCTCCTTTACAAATTAGCTCTTACAGGATTAACGATTGAATTCTGCCAAGCTGCTAAGAGGGTGTTTGAAAAGGTATCGCCT
The Thermoleptolyngbya sichuanensis A183 DNA segment above includes these coding regions:
- a CDS encoding DMT family transporter, with the protein product MTQASTPSRASVSPLLLIAPFFLWGTAMVAMKGVIPQTTPLFMAGVRVLPAGLLILLAAAVMGRSQPKGWKAWGWIALFGLVDAALFQGFLAEGLVRTGAGLGSVMIDSQPLAVALMARFLFGERVGGFGWLGLLFGVVGISLLGLPEGVIQAALHGSFSPALGASLLHDLFQNGQWLMLMAALSMAVGTVMMGYVSRHADPVAATGWHMVLGGIPLFVLSALGETNQWQQLGWTDWMAMSYSTIFGSAIAYGLFFYFAASGNLTSLSSLTFLTPVFALLFGNLFLSEVLNPVQWVGVGLTLVSIYLINQREVLAAKFQPAAVEKAATSLAAELEAEIEAEIEAVNEKIAAHRRSRLEGARD
- a CDS encoding CsbD family protein, which gives rise to MSIEDRVKATAKNIEGKVQEAVGEVTGDPKDKVEGHAKQAEAKARHTTEDIKDEVKKAID
- a CDS encoding TVP38/TMEM64 family protein, whose amino-acid sequence is MKLSPRLKKLLVALLSLAIAYAVMAFAFKLIGLENAHLWVERAGPWAPLLFTVVCAASLIAAPLSGSSIFIAGGALFGKETAFVLSFIASLIGCSINYWISRRYGRRVAVRLVGKDEIEELDAFVARLKGHHSVLYMALIMLLGQDVVSYAIGLTKIDYFHFFLALVPAAAVLVGFYIYVGTSLLEALIA
- a CDS encoding NF041680 family putative transposase; the protein is MIFNELQQFRQTLYASLGNARDALFDLMDAVLVSACIVSFVRLSQSPVFRRQWSSTYEALRDSRLPRSKVLKLLVQQIPTQQQPLLAGDASRWNRPAARRLKDRTLSGRTGHAPIAGQNYSTLAWIAEDRGSWALPLRHERITSFETPASKAAFQLKQVTRQLAVRPLAIYDRGYGNASFVNQTAGIEADLLLRVTSNRCVYGAPPAYRGRGAPAKHGHKMKLNDPDTWSVPVETVEVDDPNWGRVRVSRWSAYHFRKSPKRAMEVLRVEVLETQSSTRRLAPLWLVWLGEQMPPLETLWLHYLRRFAIEHWYRFAKQRLYWTHPQFSSVSATEQWSSLMPLLSWQLWLARKDCTDHPLPWQAPQETLTPGRVAQAFAGILAAIGTPAPAPKPRGKSPGRGKGHKPTPRPCYPMVKKRASKRKTSEQSLNSPVATAA